In Juglans microcarpa x Juglans regia isolate MS1-56 chromosome 8D, Jm3101_v1.0, whole genome shotgun sequence, the following are encoded in one genomic region:
- the LOC121242360 gene encoding uncharacterized protein LOC121242360: MKILLSPGQHENVWMWRHEKNGAFNVRSGYRFFKNLTNGDTADSSNAYEEQKMWKAIWKMRVPNKVRVFAWRACKESLPSKYNLFKRKIIDSPACDFCNNSIEDVSHAVLQCHIVKVAWRQLVPALTFFPELCTVTEAIVSLLHKGDQGLLSRFFLIAWSFWYRRNKWTIEHSLLDPLQAANYAISLQKLVIPAPATKPFNAETGLLASSSYWVLQAKC, from the coding sequence ATGAAAATCCTTCTCAGTCCAGGGCAACATGAAAATGTATGGATGTGGCGGCATGAGAAAAATGGGGCTTTCAATGTTCGAAGTGGATATCGATTTTTCAAGAATCTTACAAATGGTGATACTGCTGACAGTTCAAACGCCTATGAAGAGCAGAAAATGTGGAAAGCTATTTGGAAAATGAGGGTCCCCAATAAAGTTAGAGTTTTTGCTTGGAGAGCTTGCAAGGAAAGCCTACCTTCGAAATACAACTTGTTTAAGAGGAAAATTATAGACAGTCCTGCATGTGATTTTTGCAATAATTCTATTGAAGATGTATCCCATGCTGTGTTACAGTGTCATATTGTTAAAGTTGCATGGCGGCAACTTGTACCTGCTCTAACATTTTTTCCTGAATTATGCACAGTTACGGAAGCCATTGTGTCCCTGTTACACAAAGGGGATCAAGGTTTACTTAGCAGATTTTTCTTAATTGCATGGTCATTTTGGTACAGGCGTAACAAATGGACAATTGAGCACAGCCTACTGGACCCTTTACAGGCTGCAAACTATGCTATTAGTTTGCAAAAACTTGTAATCCCAGCACCTGCAACCAAACCATTTAATGCAGAAACTGGGTTGTTGGCAAGCTCCTCCTACTGGGTTTTGCAAGCTAAATGTTGA